The genome window TCATGGAGCGCGAGCAGCGGCCTCCGGTCACCCCGCAGGGCTGGGTCCCGCCCACGGTCGGGGCGTGAAGGCCGTGACCACCGGGGCGGCGGACCGGGGCGTCCTGAAGGCTCCGGTCCACGGCTTGACCGTCCTGTACGACGCCGAGTGCGCCCTGTGCACCCATCTGCGGAACTGGCTGGCTCGGCAGTCGCAGCTGGTGCCGCTGGAGCTGGTACCGGCGGGCTCGGCCGAGGCCCGGGCACGGTTTCCCGGACTCGACCACTCCGCCAGCCTCGACGAGGTCACCGTGGTCGGCGACTCCGGGCAGATCTACCAGGGCTCGCGAGCCTGGATCGTCGTGCTGTGGGCGCTGCGGGAACACCGCCCGCTCGCCCACAAGCTGAGCACTCCGGCCGGCGCGAAGCTGGCCCGGGGCGCGGTACTTGCGGCGGCTATGTGGCGGGGCGCGCAGCGCGGGGCCGGCCACTGGAACCGGGGCGGAGCCGTCTACCGCCGGGCGGACGGCTGGACTTACCACCCGCAGAGGGGCTGGGCCTACGAGCCGCCCCCCTGCTCCGGCGGAGCCTGCGCCACCGGTTAGCCCCTGCTGCCGTACTCGTTAGGCTCTTCTACCGTGCCCGCGAAGAACGACGGCCCCGAAGCGGCCGACTTCCCCAGTAAAAAGTCCGAGCAGACCCGCGCGCTGATCCTGGAGACCGCGATGCGGTTGTTCCAGGAGCGCGGGTACGACAAGACCACCATGCGGGCCATCGCCAAGGAGGCCGGGGTCTCCGTGGGCAACGCCTACTACTACTTCGAGGGCAAGGAACACCTGATCCAGGGCTTCTACGACCGGATCGCCGCCGAGCACCAGCAGGCGGTCCGGGAGGTCCTGGACCGGGAGAAAGACTTCGAGGCGCGGCTCGCGGGCGTGCTGACCGCATGGCTGGACATCGCGCGGCCGTACCACGAGTTCGCCGTGCAGTTCTTCAAGAACGCCGCCGACCCCGACAGCCCGCTCAGCCCCTTCTCCCCGGAGAGCGAGCACGCCCGCGAGCGAGCGATCACCGTGCACCGCGAGGTGCTGGGCGGCTCCAAGGCCAGGGTGACACCGGAACTCCGGGATGTCCTGCCGGAGTTGATGTGGCTCTCCCAAATGGGCCTGGTCCTGTACTGGATCTTCGACCGCACGGAGGGCCGCGAGCGCAGCTACCGGCTGGCCCGGCGCGGGGCGCGGCTGACCGCGCGGGGCGTGTCCCTGGCCCGCTTCCGCGTGCTGCGCCCTCTGGTCCTGGAGGTCCACGAGCTGTTCACGGACTTCCTGCCGGGGATGACGAAGGTGCTGCCGGATCCGGGGCGCAAGCGGGCCGAGTGAACTAGGCGGTTTCGTTTGGATCAGTCGATCGTTGGTCCCGGTGTGCCGTTGACTGATGCGCAGTGGGCGCGGATCTAGCCGTTACTCCCGGACCGGACGCCGAAGCGGGGCGGCCGATGGCGGGACCACCGGGAGGTGATCGATGCGATCGCCTTCAGGTTCCAGACCGGAACGCAGTGGGTTCACCTGCCGGAGAAGTACGGCAACTGGCGAGGCGTCTACAACCGGCTGCGGATGTGGGCCATCGACGGCACCTGGGAGCGGCTGTTCACCGCGCTGATGGCCCAGGCCGACGCCGACGAGGACCTGAACTGGGCCGTTTCGGTGGACTCCACAATCGTGCGTGCCCACCAGCACGCGGTCGGGGCCCGCAAAAAGGGGCCCCGGCCGGCGAACCGGACCACCACGCCCTCGGCCGGTACCGCGGCGGACTGACCACGAAGATCCATCTTGCTGCGGACGGCCGGTGCCGCCCCCTGGCGTTCGCCCTGACCGCTGGACAGGCCGGTGACGCACCCGCCTTCACCGACGTGATGGCGCGGCTGCGCGTTCCTCGTCGTCGTGGACGGCCTCGCACTACGCCGGATGTGGTCCTGGCCGATAAGGCGTACCCCTCGCGCGCCATCCGCCGATACCTGCGCAAGAGAGGCATCCGGGGGATGATTCCCGTTCCTTCGGACCAGCGCGGTCACCGGCTACG of Streptomyces cynarae contains these proteins:
- a CDS encoding thiol-disulfide oxidoreductase DCC family protein, with the translated sequence MKAVTTGAADRGVLKAPVHGLTVLYDAECALCTHLRNWLARQSQLVPLELVPAGSAEARARFPGLDHSASLDEVTVVGDSGQIYQGSRAWIVVLWALREHRPLAHKLSTPAGAKLARGAVLAAAMWRGAQRGAGHWNRGGAVYRRADGWTYHPQRGWAYEPPPCSGGACATG
- a CDS encoding TetR/AcrR family transcriptional regulator yields the protein MPAKNDGPEAADFPSKKSEQTRALILETAMRLFQERGYDKTTMRAIAKEAGVSVGNAYYYFEGKEHLIQGFYDRIAAEHQQAVREVLDREKDFEARLAGVLTAWLDIARPYHEFAVQFFKNAADPDSPLSPFSPESEHARERAITVHREVLGGSKARVTPELRDVLPELMWLSQMGLVLYWIFDRTEGRERSYRLARRGARLTARGVSLARFRVLRPLVLEVHELFTDFLPGMTKVLPDPGRKRAE